From Acipenser ruthenus chromosome 23, fAciRut3.2 maternal haplotype, whole genome shotgun sequence, the proteins below share one genomic window:
- the LOC117412761 gene encoding stathmin-like: MATSEIHVKELDKRASGQAFELILSPNHPEGRPEFPLSPPKKKDLSLEEIQRKLEAAEERRKSHEAEVLKHLAEKREHEKEVLQKAMEENNNFSKMAEEKLNSKMEANKEKRTAQMAAKMERLKEKDKKIEEVRKNKETKEGGGN, from the exons ATGGCCACATCAG AGATCCATGTTAAGGAATTGGACAAGCGTGCCTCTGGCCAGGCATTTGAGCTCATCCTTAGTCCTAACCATCCCGAAGGCAGGCCTGAGTTCCCCCTCTCGCCGCCCAAGAAGAAGGACCTTTCCTTGGAGGAGATCCAGAGGAAGCTGGAAGCTGCAGAGGAGAGACGCAAG TCTCATGAAGCTGAGGTTCTGAAGCACTTGGCTGAGAAGCGCGAGCATGAGAAGGAAGTTCTTCAGAAGGCCATGGAGGAGAACAACAACTTCAGTAAGATGGCAGAGGAGAAACTGAATTCTAAAATGGAGGCCAACAAAGAGAAGCGTACTGCACAGATGGCTGCTAAAATGGAACGCTTAAAAGAGAAG gaCAAGAAAATTGAAGAAGTACGAAAGAACAAAGAGACCAAAGAAGGTGGTGGAAACTGA
- the LOC117412924 gene encoding membrane progestin receptor alpha-B-like: MATVVMEQIGRLFINVQQIRQIPQLLETAIPTLPGTVKDCEVPWVFREPHILSGYRPHHQNWRYYCLTLFQRHNEAVNIWTHLVAALVVLVKFRQLSETIDFLRDPHAQPLFIVLLAAFTYLSFSTLAHLLSARSELSHYTFFFLDYVGVAVYQYASAMAHFYYVVEEEWHALVGSIFLPLAAFLAWLSCTGCCYGKYLSHQLPKFGHKLFQVVPSGLAYLLDVSPLFHRIYRCCMTGCSDPAVSYHQYQVLLFLVCAYFFSYPHPEKWFPGKCDFLGQGHQIFHVFLALCTMAQIEGVRLDYATRRPLYERLHGNSVHDFTALFVFTSCCSALTAFYLRNKVRNKICSKEE; this comes from the coding sequence ATGGCGACCGTCGTCATGGAGCAGATCGGACGACTCTTCATCAACGTGCAGCAGATCCGTCAGATCCCTCAGCTGCTGGAGACGGCCATCCCCACCCTCCCGGGCACAGTGAAGGACTGCGAGGTCCCCTGGGTCTTCAGGGAGCCCCACATCCTCTCCGGCTACCGCCCTCACCACCAGAACTGGCGCTACTACTGCCTGACGCTCTTCCAGCGTCACAACGAGGCCGTCAACATCTGGACACACCTGGTGGCTGCTCTGGTGGTCCTGGTGAAATTCCGGCAGCTCTCGGAGACCATAGATTTCCTGAGGGACCCTCACGCCCAGCCTCTGTTCATCGTCCTGCTAGCCGCCTTCACCTACCTGTCCTTCAGCACCCTAGCGCACCTGCTGTCTGCCCGCTCGGAGCTCTCTCACTACACCTTCTTCTTCTTAGATTACGTGGGAGTTGCTGTCTACCAGTACGCGAGCGCCATGGCGCATTTCTACTATGTGGTGGAGGAGGAGTGGCACGCCCTGGTTGGGAGTATCTTCCTCCCCTTGGCTGCCTTCCTGGCTTGGCTCTCCTGCACCGGATGCTGCTACGGGAAGTACCTGAGCCACCAGCTGCCCAAGTTTGGCCACAAACTCTTCCAGGTCGTCCCGTCTGGCTTGGCCTACCTGTTAGATGTCAGCCCACTGTTTCACCGCATTTACAGATGCTGCATGACGGGCTGCTCGGACCCGGCTGTCTCCTATCACCAGTATCAGGTGCTGCTCTTCCTGGTGTGCGCCTACTTCTTCTCCTACCCCCACCCAGAGAAGTGGTTTCCTGGGAAGTGTGATTTCCTGGGTCAGGGTCACCAGATCTTCCACGTCTTTCTGGCGCTGTGCACGATGGCGCAGATAGAGGGAGTGCGGCTGGATTACGCCACGCGACGGCCCCTGTACGAGCGTCTCCACGGCAACTCGGTGCACGACTTCACCGCCCTCTTCGTCTTCACTTCCTGCTGCAGCGCCCTGACCGCATTCTACCTGCGGAACAAGGTGCGCAACAAAATCTGCAGCAAGGAGGAGTGA